One Streptococcus sp. DTU_2020_1001019_1_SI_AUS_MUR_006 DNA window includes the following coding sequences:
- a CDS encoding endonuclease/exonuclease/phosphatase family protein, which yields MKFLTLNTHSWMEKDPEQKFQLLLQDILKNSYDLICFQEINQEITSAQVEAGALYQPLPSAEPIHQDHYVRLLVEKLAEQGQNYYWTWAYNHIGYDRYHEGVAILSKTPIEAREILVSDVDDPTDYHTRRVALAETVVEGKALAVASVHLSWWDKGFQEEWARFEAVLKELNKPLLLAGDFNNPAGQEGYQAILASPLNLQDAFEVAKERSGSYTVPPEIDGWKGNSEPLRIDYIFTTKDVQVEKLHVVFDGKNSPQVSDHYGLQAELA from the coding sequence ATGAAGTTTTTAACACTCAATACCCATAGTTGGATGGAAAAAGATCCTGAACAAAAGTTCCAACTTTTACTTCAAGATATACTTAAAAACAGTTATGATTTGATTTGTTTTCAGGAAATCAACCAGGAAATCACCTCAGCGCAAGTAGAAGCTGGTGCACTTTATCAGCCATTACCATCGGCTGAGCCGATTCATCAAGACCACTATGTGCGACTTTTGGTAGAGAAGTTGGCTGAGCAAGGTCAAAACTATTATTGGACTTGGGCCTACAACCATATCGGTTATGATCGCTATCATGAGGGTGTGGCAATCCTATCTAAAACACCAATTGAAGCTCGTGAAATTTTGGTTTCAGATGTCGATGATCCGACAGATTACCACACTCGTCGAGTTGCTCTAGCAGAAACAGTAGTTGAAGGTAAAGCACTTGCAGTTGCCAGTGTCCATCTTTCTTGGTGGGATAAAGGCTTCCAAGAGGAATGGGCGCGCTTTGAAGCAGTTCTGAAAGAATTGAACAAGCCACTCTTGCTAGCAGGTGATTTTAATAATCCTGCAGGCCAAGAGGGTTACCAAGCTATTTTAGCTAGTCCATTAAACTTACAAGATGCATTTGAAGTTGCAAAAGAAAGAAGTGGTAGTTACACTGTTCCGCCTGAAATTGATGGTTGGAAGGGGAACAGCGAACCTCTTCGAATCGATTATATCTTTACAACAAAGGATGTGCAGGTAGAAAAACTTCACGTGGTCTTTGATGGTAAAAACAGTCCACAGGTGAGCGACCATTATGGTCTCCAAGCAGAATTAGCTTGA